In the genome of Bombus affinis isolate iyBomAffi1 chromosome 7, iyBomAffi1.2, whole genome shotgun sequence, one region contains:
- the LOC126918900 gene encoding adenosine deaminase-like protein isoform X2, with amino-acid sequence MNLGNFCRALPKLELHAHLNGSLSMDTLKKLYKMKNPNSEDSDKIFTSIKDFSSLGECFKVFDIAHSLAVTPEAVFHSTYDTIKEFKDDNVIYLELRSTPRVIQGKMTKEECVEAIIKAFEVCKIDFPSILLKLLISINRKQGYKAAQENIELAIDFIKKYPQYIVGLDLSGDPMTGNTFLELLEKARMAGLKIAIHCAEISNETETIDILEFKPDRLGHCTCIHPTLQGSNKIFNLLLKSKIPVELCLTSNVQCKTVPTYESHQFKYLFEAGHPICLGVSRHYVSVL; translated from the exons atgaaTTTAGGAAATTTCTGCCGAGCTCTTCCAAAATTG GAACTTCATGCTCATTTAAATGGATCCCTAAGCATGGATACTTTGaagaaattgtataaaatgaaaaatcctAATTCAGAAGATTCTGACAAAATATTTACGAGTATAAAAGATTTTTCATCATTAGGCGA GTGTTTCAAAGTATTTGACATAGCACATTCATTAGCAGTAACACCAGAAGCAGTGTTTCATTCTACCTACGATACAATTAAAGAATTCAAAGAtgataatgtaatatatttgGAGCTTAGAAGCACACCACGTGTTATTCAAGGGAAAATGACTAAAGAAGAATGTGTAGAAGCAATTATAAAAGCATTTGA gGTGTGCAAGATTGATTTTCCAAGCATATTATTGAAGttattaatatcaattaatcgtaAACAAGGATACAAAGCAGCACAAGAAAACATAGAATTAGCAATAGattttattaagaaatatcCCCAATATATTGTTGGACTTGATCTCAGTGGAGATCCAATGACGGGGAATACATTTTTAGAGTTATTGGAAAAAGCTAGAATGGCTGGACTTAAAATTGCAATCCATTGTGCAGAG ATTTCAAATGAAACTGAAACAATAGATATCCTTGAATTTAAACCAGACAGATTGGGACATTGCACTTGTATTCATCCCACACTACAAGGatcaaacaaaatatttaatttgcTTCTTAAGTCAAAAATTCCTGTAG AATTGTGTTTAACTTCAAATGTTCAATGTAAAACAGTACCTACTTATGAATCTCatcaatttaaatatttgtttgaAGCTGGACATCCTATTTGTCTTGGTGTGAGTAGA CATTATGTCAGTGTTTTATAG
- the LOC126918900 gene encoding adenosine deaminase-like protein isoform X1, with protein MNLGNFCRALPKLELHAHLNGSLSMDTLKKLYKMKNPNSEDSDKIFTSIKDFSSLGECFKVFDIAHSLAVTPEAVFHSTYDTIKEFKDDNVIYLELRSTPRVIQGKMTKEECVEAIIKAFEVCKIDFPSILLKLLISINRKQGYKAAQENIELAIDFIKKYPQYIVGLDLSGDPMTGNTFLELLEKARMAGLKIAIHCAEISNETETIDILEFKPDRLGHCTCIHPTLQGSNKIFNLLLKSKIPVELCLTSNVQCKTVPTYESHQFKYLFEAGHPICLGTDDKGVFHTSLSREYEIASSTFGLEREQLIKLCLSSVQYAFATLEEKQAILCKIEKFAKEYNVTY; from the exons atgaaTTTAGGAAATTTCTGCCGAGCTCTTCCAAAATTG GAACTTCATGCTCATTTAAATGGATCCCTAAGCATGGATACTTTGaagaaattgtataaaatgaaaaatcctAATTCAGAAGATTCTGACAAAATATTTACGAGTATAAAAGATTTTTCATCATTAGGCGA GTGTTTCAAAGTATTTGACATAGCACATTCATTAGCAGTAACACCAGAAGCAGTGTTTCATTCTACCTACGATACAATTAAAGAATTCAAAGAtgataatgtaatatatttgGAGCTTAGAAGCACACCACGTGTTATTCAAGGGAAAATGACTAAAGAAGAATGTGTAGAAGCAATTATAAAAGCATTTGA gGTGTGCAAGATTGATTTTCCAAGCATATTATTGAAGttattaatatcaattaatcgtaAACAAGGATACAAAGCAGCACAAGAAAACATAGAATTAGCAATAGattttattaagaaatatcCCCAATATATTGTTGGACTTGATCTCAGTGGAGATCCAATGACGGGGAATACATTTTTAGAGTTATTGGAAAAAGCTAGAATGGCTGGACTTAAAATTGCAATCCATTGTGCAGAG ATTTCAAATGAAACTGAAACAATAGATATCCTTGAATTTAAACCAGACAGATTGGGACATTGCACTTGTATTCATCCCACACTACAAGGatcaaacaaaatatttaatttgcTTCTTAAGTCAAAAATTCCTGTAG AATTGTGTTTAACTTCAAATGTTCAATGTAAAACAGTACCTACTTATGAATCTCatcaatttaaatatttgtttgaAGCTGGACATCCTATTTGTCTTGGT acCGATGACAAAGGTGTTTTTCATACATCTTTGTCCCGCGAATACGAAATAGCTAGTTCAACGTTTGGTTTAGAACGAGAACAACTCATAAAACTTTGCCTATCATCTGTACAATATGCTTTTGCAACATTAGAAGAGAAACAAGCAATATTGTGTAAGATCGAAAAATTTgctaaggaatataacgttacatattga
- the LOC126918915 gene encoding programmed cell death protein 6 isoform X1: MAFVSPMPSREFLWDVFQRVDKDRSGAITAEELQQALSNGTWTPFNPETVRLMIGMFDIDKTDPDSSGMFDKNQKGTVSFEEFGALWKYVTDWENCFRSFDRDNSGNIDRNELKTALTNFGYRLSDQIIDTLIRKYDRAGRGTIYFDDFIQCCIVLYTLTSAFRQLDTDLDGVITIHYEQFLGMVFNLKI; encoded by the exons ATGGCTTTTGTATCGCCTATGCCTAGTCGAGAATTTCTCTGGGACGTTTTTCAAAG AGTTGATAAGGACAGATCTGGTGCAATTACTGCAGAGGAATTACAGCAGGCTCTTTCTAATGGGACTTGGACACCATTTAATCCAGAAACAGTTCGTTTAATGATTG GTATGTTTGACATTGACAAAACTGATCCTGATTCTTCAGGTATGTTTGATAAAAATCAAAAGGGAACAGTTAGTTTTGAAGAATTTGGAGCTCTGTGGAAATATGTAACAGACTGGGAAAATTGCTTTAGATCATTTGACCGGGACAACAGTGGAAATATTGATAGAAATGAATTAAAAACAGCTCTCACAAATTTTGGATACAGATTATCAGATCAAATTATAGACACTCTTATACGCAAATATGACAGAGCTGGTCGTGGCACTATATATTTTGATGATTTTATCCAGTGCTGTATAGTCTTATAT acaTTAACTTCTGCCTTCAGACAGTTGGATACAGATTTGGATGGTGTCATTACAATTCACTATGAGCAGTTCCTAGGCATGGTATTCAACCTTAAAATATAA
- the LOC126918915 gene encoding programmed cell death protein 6 isoform X2: protein MAFVSPMPSREFLWDVFQRVDKDRSGAITAEELQQALSNGTWTPFNPETVRLMIGMFDKNQKGTVSFEEFGALWKYVTDWENCFRSFDRDNSGNIDRNELKTALTNFGYRLSDQIIDTLIRKYDRAGRGTIYFDDFIQCCIVLYTLTSAFRQLDTDLDGVITIHYEQFLGMVFNLKI, encoded by the exons ATGGCTTTTGTATCGCCTATGCCTAGTCGAGAATTTCTCTGGGACGTTTTTCAAAG AGTTGATAAGGACAGATCTGGTGCAATTACTGCAGAGGAATTACAGCAGGCTCTTTCTAATGGGACTTGGACACCATTTAATCCAGAAACAGTTCGTTTAATGATTG GTATGTTTGATAAAAATCAAAAGGGAACAGTTAGTTTTGAAGAATTTGGAGCTCTGTGGAAATATGTAACAGACTGGGAAAATTGCTTTAGATCATTTGACCGGGACAACAGTGGAAATATTGATAGAAATGAATTAAAAACAGCTCTCACAAATTTTGGATACAGATTATCAGATCAAATTATAGACACTCTTATACGCAAATATGACAGAGCTGGTCGTGGCACTATATATTTTGATGATTTTATCCAGTGCTGTATAGTCTTATAT acaTTAACTTCTGCCTTCAGACAGTTGGATACAGATTTGGATGGTGTCATTACAATTCACTATGAGCAGTTCCTAGGCATGGTATTCAACCTTAAAATATAA
- the LOC126918901 gene encoding dolichyl-phosphate beta-glucosyltransferase isoform X3, whose product MTKPYPEIWQDEKEKYFFNPKTKKTEAFPSLYEKWSVHLSVIVPAYNEEQRLPVMLDECLEYLENRSKNGCTYEVIIVSDGSSDKTVDIAHQYALKYDNIRVLNLVKNRGKGGAVRLGILSARGSVILFADADGATKFADLKKLDDSLKNILGFDYIDKPNEVSSSHAIVCGSRAHLEKKETAKRTFFRLLLMHGFHFLVWFWGVRGIRDTQCGFKLITRESARVVFQALHVERWAFDVEMLYIARILNIPIIEIPVNWTEIEGSKIVPFWSWLQMGKDLFFIWYKYRIGAWKIKRSKQT is encoded by the exons ATGACAAAACCATATCCAGAAATATGGCAAGATGAGAAGGAAAAGTACTTTTTCAATCCAAAAACGAAAAAAACAGAAGCTTTTCCGTCTTTATATGAAAAATGGAGTGTACACTTAAGTGTTATAGTACCAGCTTATAATGAAGAGCAAAGAT tgccaGTAATGTTAGATGAGTGTTTGGAATATTTGGAAAACCGTTCAAAAAATGGGTGTACTTATGAAGTGATTATAGTTAGCGATGGAAGTTCAGATAAAACTGTGGATATTGCTCATCAGTATGCATTAAAATATGATAACATTAGAGTATTAAATCTTGTTAAAAACAGAGGGAAAGGTGGGGCAGTAAGACTG GGTATACTAAGTGCAAGAGGAAGCGTAATATTATTTGCAGATGCCGATGGTGCTACTAAGTTTGCAGATTTAAAAAAGTTAGATGAtagtttgaaaaatatattaggAT TTGATTATATAGATAAGCCAAATGAAGTCAGTTCTTCTCATGCAATAGTATGTGGATCTAGAGCTCatttagagaaaaaagaaactgCTAAAAGAACCTTTTTTCGATTGTTACTAATGCATGGATTCCATTTCCTAGTGTGGTTTTGGGGAGTCAGAGGTATTAGGGATACACAGTGTGGTTTTAAACTTATAACACGTGAATCTGCAAGAGTTGTATTTCAAGCTCTACATGTTGAACGTTGGGCATTTGATGTAGAAATGTTATATATTGCAAGAATTCTAAACATTCCTATTATTGAGATTCCTGTGAATTGGACAGAAATTGAAGGATCCAAAATAGTCCCTTTCTGGAGTTGGTTACAAATGGGTAaagatttatttttcatttggtATAAGTATAGAATTGGGGCATGGAAAATAAAAAGATCTAAACAAACGTAA
- the LOC126918901 gene encoding dolichyl-phosphate beta-glucosyltransferase isoform X1, producing the protein MILLEHLLLYVILFAVICIIVFSIILFVMTKPYPEIWQDEKEKYFFNPKTKKTEAFPSLYEKWSVHLSVIVPAYNEEQRLPVMLDECLEYLENRSKNGCTYEVIIVSDGSSDKTVDIAHQYALKYDNIRVLNLVKNRGKGGAVRLGILSARGSVILFADADGATKFADLKKLDDSLKNILGFDYIDKPNEVSSSHAIVCGSRAHLEKKETAKRTFFRLLLMHGFHFLVWFWGVRGIRDTQCGFKLITRESARVVFQALHVERWAFDVEMLYIARILNIPIIEIPVNWTEIEGSKIVPFWSWLQMGKDLFFIWYKYRIGAWKIKRSKQT; encoded by the exons atgataCTGTTAGAGCATTTACttctttatgttattttatttgcaGTGATATGTATAATTGTG TTTTCTATAATATTATTTGTAATGACAAAACCATATCCAGAAATATGGCAAGATGAGAAGGAAAAGTACTTTTTCAATCCAAAAACGAAAAAAACAGAAGCTTTTCCGTCTTTATATGAAAAATGGAGTGTACACTTAAGTGTTATAGTACCAGCTTATAATGAAGAGCAAAGAT tgccaGTAATGTTAGATGAGTGTTTGGAATATTTGGAAAACCGTTCAAAAAATGGGTGTACTTATGAAGTGATTATAGTTAGCGATGGAAGTTCAGATAAAACTGTGGATATTGCTCATCAGTATGCATTAAAATATGATAACATTAGAGTATTAAATCTTGTTAAAAACAGAGGGAAAGGTGGGGCAGTAAGACTG GGTATACTAAGTGCAAGAGGAAGCGTAATATTATTTGCAGATGCCGATGGTGCTACTAAGTTTGCAGATTTAAAAAAGTTAGATGAtagtttgaaaaatatattaggAT TTGATTATATAGATAAGCCAAATGAAGTCAGTTCTTCTCATGCAATAGTATGTGGATCTAGAGCTCatttagagaaaaaagaaactgCTAAAAGAACCTTTTTTCGATTGTTACTAATGCATGGATTCCATTTCCTAGTGTGGTTTTGGGGAGTCAGAGGTATTAGGGATACACAGTGTGGTTTTAAACTTATAACACGTGAATCTGCAAGAGTTGTATTTCAAGCTCTACATGTTGAACGTTGGGCATTTGATGTAGAAATGTTATATATTGCAAGAATTCTAAACATTCCTATTATTGAGATTCCTGTGAATTGGACAGAAATTGAAGGATCCAAAATAGTCCCTTTCTGGAGTTGGTTACAAATGGGTAaagatttatttttcatttggtATAAGTATAGAATTGGGGCATGGAAAATAAAAAGATCTAAACAAACGTAA
- the LOC126918901 gene encoding dolichyl-phosphate beta-glucosyltransferase isoform X2 codes for MILLEHLLLYVILFAVICIIVFSIILFVMTKPYPEIWQDEKEKYFFNPKTKKTEAFPSLYEKWSVHLSVIVPAYNEEQRLPVMLDECLEYLENRSKNGCTYEVIIVSDGSSDKTVDIAHQYALKYDNIRVLNLVKNRGKGGAVRLGILSARGSVILFADADGATKFADLKKLDDSLKNILGYKPNEVSSSHAIVCGSRAHLEKKETAKRTFFRLLLMHGFHFLVWFWGVRGIRDTQCGFKLITRESARVVFQALHVERWAFDVEMLYIARILNIPIIEIPVNWTEIEGSKIVPFWSWLQMGKDLFFIWYKYRIGAWKIKRSKQT; via the exons atgataCTGTTAGAGCATTTACttctttatgttattttatttgcaGTGATATGTATAATTGTG TTTTCTATAATATTATTTGTAATGACAAAACCATATCCAGAAATATGGCAAGATGAGAAGGAAAAGTACTTTTTCAATCCAAAAACGAAAAAAACAGAAGCTTTTCCGTCTTTATATGAAAAATGGAGTGTACACTTAAGTGTTATAGTACCAGCTTATAATGAAGAGCAAAGAT tgccaGTAATGTTAGATGAGTGTTTGGAATATTTGGAAAACCGTTCAAAAAATGGGTGTACTTATGAAGTGATTATAGTTAGCGATGGAAGTTCAGATAAAACTGTGGATATTGCTCATCAGTATGCATTAAAATATGATAACATTAGAGTATTAAATCTTGTTAAAAACAGAGGGAAAGGTGGGGCAGTAAGACTG GGTATACTAAGTGCAAGAGGAAGCGTAATATTATTTGCAGATGCCGATGGTGCTACTAAGTTTGCAGATTTAAAAAAGTTAGATGAtagtttgaaaaatatattaggAT ATAAGCCAAATGAAGTCAGTTCTTCTCATGCAATAGTATGTGGATCTAGAGCTCatttagagaaaaaagaaactgCTAAAAGAACCTTTTTTCGATTGTTACTAATGCATGGATTCCATTTCCTAGTGTGGTTTTGGGGAGTCAGAGGTATTAGGGATACACAGTGTGGTTTTAAACTTATAACACGTGAATCTGCAAGAGTTGTATTTCAAGCTCTACATGTTGAACGTTGGGCATTTGATGTAGAAATGTTATATATTGCAAGAATTCTAAACATTCCTATTATTGAGATTCCTGTGAATTGGACAGAAATTGAAGGATCCAAAATAGTCCCTTTCTGGAGTTGGTTACAAATGGGTAaagatttatttttcatttggtATAAGTATAGAATTGGGGCATGGAAAATAAAAAGATCTAAACAAACGTAA
- the LOC126918920 gene encoding uncharacterized protein LOC126918920, whose translation MDSDKNNENNKINISDETKTTSQKRDEDNTYDTNDTNLMIDNIATDERKPKKKITITVDEDDPCLKQEDKKRHVRSVFPGEDPRFQQQNQTLRCWVMYHDFYRCESTLGEGSDACTWFKQVFTSICPKEWINRWDELRVKDKLI comes from the exons ATGGATTCTGATAAaaacaatgaaaataataaaattaatatttcggaTGAAACAAAAACTACTTCTCAAAAAAGAGATGAAGATAATACGTATGATACGAATGATACAAATCTAATGATTGATAATATCGCAACAGATGAAAGAAAACCGAAGAAAAAGATAACTATAACTGTAGATGAAGATGATCCATGTCTTAAACAGGAGGACAAAAAGAGACATGTACGATCTGTATTTCCTGGTGAAGATCCAAG ATTTCAACAACAAAATCAAACATTACGCTGTTGGGTAATGTACCATGATTTCTATCGTTGCGAAAGTACTTTAGGAGAGGGATCAGATGCATGCACTTGGTTTAAACAAGTTTTTACATCTATATGTCCAAAGGAATGGATTAATCGATGGGATGAACTTAGGGTTAAGGACAAATTAATCTAA